One Nitrospirota bacterium genomic window carries:
- a CDS encoding GAF and ANTAR domain-containing protein, producing the protein MTTARTPSVAQLQQALREKTREVDVLHRISDSISNQLDLEAVLKHIVEVVVEVTKADACLLYLLSDGQDELILRASKNPHPKLIGRITIGLGEGITGWVAQERTRVVIPSNASDDSRFKFFHNLPEDRHQAFVSVPIMAKKEVVGVINVQHKRPKRYRPDEIALLSTIANQVGGAIENARLYDQMKRKALQVETLSLVSETVASNRLIEDVLQLLVTMTAQMMSSKICSIMLLDETSGELRIEATQSLSEQYRRKPNIKIGQSISGRAVKERRPIIVADVTKEQDYMYSDMAKKEGLCSMVSVPMMVREKAVGVINSYTSVPHVFTSEEVKLLQAIANQAAIAIEHTTLIEKSFEMQEALAVRKLMERAKGYLMRSKKLTEEEAFKLIQRQSMDLRKSMREIAEAVLLAGEIDGRVDRQRS; encoded by the coding sequence ATGACGACCGCACGCACCCCATCCGTGGCCCAGCTCCAACAGGCTTTGCGTGAAAAAACACGCGAAGTCGATGTGCTCCATCGTATTTCTGACTCGATCAGCAACCAACTGGATCTTGAAGCCGTTCTCAAACATATCGTCGAAGTGGTCGTCGAAGTCACCAAGGCGGATGCCTGCCTCCTGTATCTCCTGTCCGACGGCCAGGATGAGCTTATTCTGAGAGCCTCGAAAAACCCTCATCCGAAATTGATTGGCCGCATTACGATCGGGTTGGGAGAGGGCATCACCGGGTGGGTGGCCCAGGAACGAACGCGTGTCGTGATTCCGAGCAACGCCAGCGACGACTCACGGTTCAAATTTTTCCATAACCTTCCGGAAGACCGCCATCAAGCCTTCGTCTCCGTGCCGATCATGGCGAAGAAGGAAGTGGTCGGTGTGATCAATGTTCAGCATAAGCGCCCGAAGCGCTATCGGCCGGATGAAATCGCGCTGCTCTCGACCATCGCCAATCAGGTTGGAGGCGCGATCGAGAACGCGCGGCTCTACGATCAGATGAAACGCAAAGCTCTCCAAGTGGAAACATTATCGTTGGTTTCAGAAACGGTGGCCTCCAATCGATTGATCGAAGACGTGTTGCAGCTTCTGGTGACCATGACCGCCCAAATGATGAGTTCCAAGATCTGCTCGATCATGCTATTGGACGAAACCAGCGGGGAACTACGGATCGAGGCGACACAAAGCCTCAGTGAGCAATATCGCCGCAAACCGAACATCAAGATCGGCCAGAGCATCAGCGGCCGTGCGGTGAAAGAACGTCGGCCGATTATCGTGGCTGATGTCACCAAAGAGCAGGACTATATGTATTCGGACATGGCCAAGAAGGAAGGGTTGTGCTCCATGGTCTCGGTGCCCATGATGGTGCGGGAGAAGGCGGTGGGTGTGATCAATAGTTATACGTCTGTTCCGCACGTGTTTACCAGCGAAGAGGTGAAGCTGCTCCAGGCTATCGCCAATCAGGCTGCCATCGCCATCGAGCATACGACCCTGATTGAGAAGTCGTTTGAGATGCAGGAAGCTCTGGCGGTTCGAAAGCTGATGGAGCGGGCTAAGGGCTACCTGATGCGCTCGAAGAAGCTGACCGAAGAAGAGGCCTTCAAGCTCATTCAGCGGCAAAGTATGGATCTGCGGAAGTCCATGCGCGAGATTGCCGAGGCCGTGTTGCTGGCTGGGGAAATCGACGGACGGGTGGACAGGCAGCGAAGCTAA